The following proteins are co-located in the Candidatus Methylomirabilota bacterium genome:
- a CDS encoding MarR family transcriptional regulator has product MATHTRGTSRWTAEAERVLDLLTALGTTIFRQVVWQKATDLTFAQSQVLFYVAAHPGCHMGDVAKAFGVTLPAVTHIVDRLEQKELLVRGDHPADRRIYVLDLTRTGKALAEELQALRVRGLERVLARMSAEDRRRVVAGLEALIDAAVTAPEGDAKPAAAARGKR; this is encoded by the coding sequence ATGGCGACACACACGAGGGGTACCTCCCGCTGGACGGCCGAGGCCGAGCGGGTGCTCGATCTCTTGACCGCGCTCGGCACCACGATCTTCCGCCAGGTCGTGTGGCAGAAGGCGACGGACCTGACGTTCGCCCAGTCGCAGGTCCTCTTCTACGTCGCCGCGCACCCCGGCTGCCACATGGGCGACGTCGCCAAGGCGTTCGGCGTCACCCTGCCCGCCGTCACCCACATCGTGGACCGCCTCGAGCAGAAGGAGCTGCTGGTCCGTGGCGACCATCCGGCCGATCGCCGCATCTACGTCCTCGACCTCACGCGGACGGGCAAAGCCCTCGCCGAAGAGCTGCAGGCGCTGCGCGTCCGTGGCCTCGAGCGCGTGCTGGCCCGCATGTCGGCCGAGGACCGGCGGCGGGTCGTCGCCGGGCTGGAGGCGCTGATCGATGCGGCGGTGACCGCGCCCGAGGGTGACGCGAAGCCCGCCGCCGCCGCGAGAGGCAAGCGATGA